In one Cyclopterus lumpus isolate fCycLum1 chromosome 24, fCycLum1.pri, whole genome shotgun sequence genomic region, the following are encoded:
- the eif2b2 gene encoding translation initiation factor eIF-2B subunit beta, protein MPGPDRETDLTERIESFLSDLKRGGSGTGPLRGSAETARETTALLRRITAQARWSSAGDLMEIIRKEGRRMIAAQPSETTVGNMIRRVLKIVREEYARSRGSSEETDQQESLHKLLTSGGLSEENFRQHFTALKANVIEAINELLTELEGTTDNIAMQALEHIHSNEVIMTIGRSRTAEAFLKDAARKRKFHVIVAECAPFCQGHEMATSLSKAGIETTVIADAAIFAVMSRVNKVIIGTQTVLANGGLRAVNGTHTLALAAKHHSTPLIVCAPMFKLSPQFPNEEDTFHKFVSPHEVLPFTEGEILSKVNVHCPVFDYVPPELITLFISNIGGHAPSYIYRLMSELYHPEDHEL, encoded by the exons ATGCCGGGCCCGGACAGAGAAACGGATCTCACGGAGAGAATCGAGTCGTTTCTGTCTGACCTGAAGCGCGGAGGGAGCGGCACGGGGCCGCTGCGGGGCTCGGCGGAGACCGCCCGGGAGACGACAGCCCTGCTCCGCCGGATCACAGCGCAGGCTCGCTGGAGCAGCGCGG GCGATCTGATGGAAATAATCCGTaaagaggggaggagaatgATTGCCGCGCAGCCCTCGGAGACCACTGTTGGTAACATGATCAGACGGGTGTTGAAGATCGTCAGAGAGGAATATGCCAG ATCTCGAGGCAGCAGTGAAGAGACCGACCAGCAGGAATCCCTCCACAAGCTGCTGACCTCTGGAGGACTCAGCGAGGAGAACTTCCGGCAGCACTTCACGGCACTCAAAGCAAACGTCATCGAGGCCATCAATGAGTTGCTGACTGAGCTCG AGGGAACAACTGACAACATTGCGATGCAGGCCCTTGAGCACATTCACTCTAATGAGGTCATCATGACTATTGGCCGCTCTCGCACTGCAGAGGCCTTCCTCAAAGATGCAGCACGCAAACGCAAGTTCCACGTCATCGTGGCAGAGTGCGCCCCCTTCTGCCAA GGACATGAGATGGCAACCAGTCTCTCGAAAGCCGGCATCGAAACAACCGTGATCGCAGACGCTGCCATATTTGCGGTCATGTCTCGCGTTAATAAG GTCATCATCGGAACGCAAACGGTTCTGGCAAACGGTGGCCTGAGGGCCGTTAACGGGACACACACGCTGGCCCTTGCTGCCAAGCATCACTCGACACCGCTGATTGTTTGTGCTCCCATGTTCAAGCTCTCGCCTCAG TTCCCGAATGAAGAAGATACCTTCCACAAGTTTGTCTCTCCACACGAGGTGCTTCCTTTCACTGAAG GTGAGATTCTCTCAAAGGTGAACGTGCACTGTCCGGTGTTTGACTACGTCCCACCTGAGCTCATCACACTGTTCATCTCCAACATCGGAGGACATGCGCCGTCGTACATCTACCGACTGATGAGCGAACTTTACCACCCGGAAGACCACGAGCTTTAA
- the LOC117727586 gene encoding proto-oncogene c-Fos-like, producing the protein MLLDENMHPDSSTEFDSSSSCSTASPGGDTPGCSQHPPDSLSSSVDSTKDAETSAADSFVPTVTAISTSPDLRWMVQPTVITSVSPSSGRAKTKSRGSTQLSCPAGANKAKPSNRKGLKDKPSKEEEERRRIRRERNKIAAAKCRNRRRELIDTLQAETDQLEDEKSALQVEIADLLKEKERLEQVLVSHKPSCKLPANDGDEEEEEEEEEEEEEEEEEEEDKEDDVDTMLQDPPASPQLLSIFEDGKPPESNTAIGEASIGQDMESVPIIPAAAILGNSNILLCSSAEEEALEDLKGDDLDDLVPSLEMAVTPDMASSVPDIDLSGPFCLSDWDTLYKSVANDLESLSTPVMSSSPTCSNYRTVFSFNYSEIDSLAEGFESLKGSLSASELMKDSLNSPTLLAL; encoded by the exons ATGCTTTTAGACGAGAACATGCATCCAGACTCCAGCACTGAGTTCGACTCATCGTCCAGCTGTAGCACAGCATCGCCTGGCGGGGACACCCCTGGGTGCAGCCAGCATCCTCCTGACTCGCTTTCATCATCAGTGGACAGCACCAAG gaTGCTGAGACCAGTGCAGCGGACTCCTTTGTTCCGACTGTGACTGCAATCTCAACCTCGCCGGATCTAAGGTGGATGGTGCAGCCGACAGTCATCACATCTGTCTCTCCGTCGTCCGGCCGTGCAAAGACTAAAAGTCGCGGCTCGACCCAGTTGTCTTGCCCGGCAGGTGCAAACAAGGCAAAGCCCTCCAACAGGAAAGGGCTGAAAGACAAG CCTtccaaagaggaggaggaaaggaggaggatcaggagggaGAGGAACAAAATTGCTGCAGCAAAGTGTCGTAACAGACGGAGGGAGCTGATAGACACTCTGCAAGCT GAAACGGACCAGCTCGAAGACGAGAAGTCTGCCCTCCAGGTGGAGATAGCCGAcctgctgaaggagaaggagagactggAGCAGGTTTTAGTCTCCCACAAACCATCCTGCAAACTCCCTGCAAATGAcggtgacgaggaggaggaggaggaggaggaggaggaggaggaggaggaggaggaggaggaggaggataaagaAGATGATGTTGACACCATGCTGCAGGATCCTCCGGCCTCCCCGCAGCTGCTGTCCATCTTTGAGGATGGAAAACCCCCGGAGAGCAACACAGCCATCGGAGAAGCCTCCATCGGTCAAGACATGGAGAGTGTCCCCATCATCCCCGCTGCAGCCATTCTGGGGAACTCCAACATCCTCCTGTGTTCGAGTGCAGAAGAGGAGGCTCTGGAGGACCTAAAAGGAGACGACCTGGACGACTTGGTGCCCAGCCTAGAGATGGCAGTGACTCCAGACATGGCTTCATCCGTCCCTGACATAGACCTGAGCGGCCCCTTCTGCCTCTCAGACTGGGACACCCTTTACAAGTCTGTGGCAAACGACCTTGAGTCTTTGAGCACACCAGTCATGTCCTCCAGTCCCACTTGTAGCAATTACCGCACAGTGTTTTCCTTTAATTACTCCGAGATTGATTCCTTGGCGGAGGGCTTTGAGAGCCTCAAAGGCAGTCTTAGTGCGTCTGAGTTAATGAAAGATAGTCTTAACTCTCCAACACTTCTGGCCTTGTGA
- the fosab gene encoding v-fos FBJ murine osteosarcoma viral oncogene homolog Ab, which yields MMFTTFNKECDSSSRCSTASPSGDNLGYYPSPPGSYSSMGSPQSQDFTDLTASSASFIPTVTAISSSPDLQWLVHPLISSVAPSHRASPYISTPSPAYSLPGMRSLSRGHNSNKRGRMEQVTPMEEEKKKVRRERNKQAAAKCRNRRRELTDTLQAETDQLEDDKSSLQNDISNLLKEKERLEFILAAHQPICKIPSELDTDFSVISMSPAHPCLSTAVSSQPQIIIPKATTIASSQPTFTSTSNSIFSSSAIKISDLDSSVLEESLDLLAKTEMETARSVPEVDLSNSLYTTQDWENLHASANNSDFESLCTPVVTCTPACTTYTSSFVFTFPEAETFPTCGIAHRRGSGSNDQSSDSLSSPTLLAL from the exons ATGATGTTTACCACTTTCAACAAGGAGTGCGATTCCTCCTCTCGCTGCAGCACCGCTTCTCCGTCCGGGGACAATCTGGGATACTACCCTTCTCCACCGGGATCTTACTCCAGCATGGGATCTCCCCAGTCTCAG GATTTCACCGACCTGACAGCATCAAGTGCCTCCTTCATCCCCACCGTGACAGCTATTTCGTCAAGTCCCGATCTGCAGTGGCTGGTCCATCCTTTGATCTCCTCAGTGGCCCCTTCTCACCGAGCTTCCCCTTACATCTCCACCCCAAGCCCTGCATATTCTCTACCAGGCATGAGGTCTTTATCCAGGGGGCATAACTCCAACAAGAGGGGCAGAATGGAACAG GTGACACctatggaggaagagaagaaaaaagttcGCCGAGAGCGAAACAAGCAGGCAGCAGCAAAATGCcgcaacaggaggagagagctTACAGACACTCTGCAAGCT GAAACTGATCAGCTAGAGGATGACAAGTCCAGCTTGCAGAACGATATTTCTAATCttctgaaggagaaggaaaggcTTGAGTTCATTCTGGCTGCCCATCAACCCATCTGCAAAATTCCCTCAGAGCTGGACACCGACTTCTCCGTGATCTCCATGTCTCCTGCCCACCCCTGCCTCTCCACTGCGGTGTCCTCCCAGCCACAGATCATCATCCCAAAGGCAACTACTATCGCTTCTAGCCAGCCAACCTTCACCTCAACCTCCAACTCCATCTTCTCCAGCAGCGCGATCAAGATTTCAGACCTGGATTCCTCCGTCCTGGAGGAGTCTCTGGATCTGCTGGCAAAGACGGAGATGGAGACGGCGCGGTCAGTGCCGGAGGTAGACCTGTCCAACTCCCTCTACACAACTCAGGACTGGGAGAACCTTCACGCCTCAGCCAATAACAGTGACTTTGAGTCCCTGTGCACACCTGTGGTCACCTGCACACCAGCATGCACCACCTACACATCATCTTTTGTGTTTACCTTCCCAGAGGCAGAGACCTTCCCCACCTGTGGCATCGCCCACAGGAGAGGAAGCGGCAGCAACGACCAGTCCTCTGATTCCCTCAGCTCCCCAACCCTGCTGGCCCTTTAA
- the tmed10 gene encoding transmembrane emp24 domain-containing protein 10, whose translation MARLAALLLLPFLIESVFSISFFLPVNSRKCLREEIHKDVLVTGEYEIAEQANTKTNLKITDSTGHTLYSKEDAVKGKFAFTTEDYDMFEVCFESKSPMGTGRVPDQLVNLDMKHGVEAKNYEEIAKVEKLKPLEVELRRLEDLSESIVNDFAYMKKREEEMRDTNESTNTRVLYFSIFSMCCLIGLATWQVFYLRRFFKAKKLIE comes from the exons ATGGCTCGACTCGCTGCGCTACTGTTGTTACCGTTTCTTATCGAATCCGTAttttcaatttctttctttttaccgGTCAACTCCAGAAAGTGTCTACGGGAGGAGATCCACAAAGACGTGCTCGTCACGGGGGAGTACGAAATAGCCGAACAGGCGAACACCAAAACTAATCTGAAG ATCACAGATTCCACCGGCCACACTCTTTACTCCAAGGAAGATGCAGTTAAGGGGAAGTTTGCATTCACCACAGAGGACTATGACATGTTTGAAGTGTGCTTTGAGAGCAAATCACCCATGG GGACTGGAAGAGTGCCTGACCAGCTGGTCAATCTGGACATGAAGCATGGTGTGGAGGCTAAAAACTATGAAGAG ATTGCCAAGGTCGAAAAGCTAAAGCCCCTTGAGGTCGAGCTGAGGCGACTGGAGGACCTGTCGGAGTCCATCGTCAATGATTTTGCTTAcatgaagaagagggaggaggagatgcgAGACACCAATG AGTCCACCAACACACGTGTGCTGTACTTCAGCATATTCTCCATGTGCTGTCTCATTGGGCTGGCTACATGGCAGGTCTTCTACTTGCGGCGCTTCTTCAAGGCAAAGAAACTGATCGAGTAG